The following coding sequences are from one Hippopotamus amphibius kiboko isolate mHipAmp2 chromosome 9, mHipAmp2.hap2, whole genome shotgun sequence window:
- the LOC130861050 gene encoding MHC class II transactivator-like — MNHFQTILSQVRMLLSSHRPSQVQALLDNLLAEELLSREYHYALLHEPDGEALARKISLTLLEKADPDLALLGWIWSGLQAPATERDPGYKDPGVGKADLDRNQSLWLSWQEQQVLGELKL, encoded by the exons ATGAATCACTTCCAGACCATCCTCAGCCAGGTCCGGATGCTGCTCTCCAGTCATCGGCCGAGCCAAGTGCAGGCGCTTCTGGACAACCTGCTGGCAGAGGAGCTTCTCTCCAGGGAGTACCACTATGCCCTGCTCCATGAGCCTGACGGTGAGGCTCTGGCCAGGAAGATCTCCTTGACCCTGCTGGAGAAAGCAGACCCAGACTTGGCCCTCTTGGGGTGGATCTGGAGTGGGCTGCAGGCCCCGGCAACCGAGAGGGACCCCGGCTACAAGGACCCCGGTG TTGGAAAGGCAGACTTGGACAGGAATCAGAGTCTCTGGTTGAGCTGGCAGGAGCAGCAAGTGCTGGGAGAGCTCAAGCTGTGA